One Nocardia huaxiensis genomic window, GTGGCACCGGTGATCACGGCGACCTTCGACTCGAAACGAGAAACCATCATGACTGCACTCCCTGGTCGATTTCGTTGACATGTCATATTCAACGCCGTCGGCAGAGTGGAGTCTGGCGGAAATCCGCCCTCGCATTCGATGCGTCAAGCACCCGTAAAACATTGCGGCCGAGCGCGATTCAGCGCCACACCGGCGAACCTCAGGCCGGAGCCAGCAGTTCGGGCAGCTCGTGCAGGCTGTTCACCACGGTCGCGTACCAGGCCGCCTCCGGCATCTCCGCGCTCAGATACCCCCACGGCCCCCGCCGAATCAGCACCGGCATCATCCCCGCCTCCTGCACCGGCAGCACATCATTGTCGACCCGATCCCCGACGTAGCAGATCTCCCCGGCCGAAACCCCCACCACCTCGGCCACTTTGGCGAAGAACGCCGGATCCGGCTTCTCCAGCCCCCACTCGGCGGAGGTGTACACCGCATCCACCGGCAACTCCATCCGCTCCAGTGCCGCCTTCGCCTGCGGCGGCTGATTCCCGGCAATGACCACCGTCAACCCCCGCCGCCGCAACTCCGCCAACGCCCCCCGCACATCCGGATACAGATCGTCCCCATCGAAGTTGTTCCGCAACGACTCCGGCTCCTCCGCAGCCCAAGCCGCCTCCTCGACCGCCCAATCCACCCCCGGCCGCACCATCCCGAACACATCGGTCACCGGCCGCCCGGTGGCCGCCATCCCCCCGATCACCCCCATGAACGCGAACCGCGGCACCCCCAGCCGATCCGCCCACCGACTCCAAATCCGCGTCTCGTCGACCAACGTCTCACCCACATCGAACACCACAGCCCGGATCATCAGCCCAGCGTACGATTCCGCGCCTCGGCCGCGACCGCCAGCACGCCCGTAGCCGGTGTGCCAGTTGTGTTCGCTCTGGCCTACGTTGCCGTTCTGATCATTCTGACAGTGGTCTGACCAGAATCGGCTATCGGACGTTCCGGATCAGGCCGAAAGCCGGAGCGGAGCGGTAAGCGCAGCGTGGTAGCGGTCCCGGATGATGTCGGTGAGGGCGGCGTGCGGGCCGATGACGTCGGCGTGCGTCAGGTTCGGGGTGGCCGCCAGGAGACGGTCGGTGAGCAGGCCCGGGGCGAGGAACCAGGGGGCCACGATGATTTCTTCGGCGCCGTGTGCGCGCAGCCGGGTCGCCGCCTCCAGGACGGTGGGTTCGGCTGTGGCGAAGCAGATTTCGGTGGGCAGGCCGGTGAGGGTCGCGAGCTCGCGCGCCACCTGCGCGGTGCGCGCGTTCGCCGCGGCCGAGGAGGAGCCGACCGCCGCCACCGCGATGCCTACTCGGCTGCAGTCAAACAGCTTGTCCTGCACGCGATCTCGCAGGGCCGCGATGAGGCGCGGGTCGGGGCCGAGGACGTCCGCCTGGGTGAGGTGCAGGCGCGGGTGCCGGGCGCTCGACTGGGCGAGCAGGCCGGGGAGGTCCACTCGGGCGTGAAAGGCGCTGCCCAGCAGCAGGGGAACCACGATCGCGTGGGAATGGCCGTCCGCCGCAACGGCATCGATGACCTGCTCCACAGACGGCGTACTCAGGTCCAGGAAGGCCAGGCGGACATCGGTATTCGGGTGGGTGGCGGCGACCTGCTCCACCACCGCGTGCATGGTCGCCGCCGACCGGGGATCGCGGCTGCCGTGGGCAACCGCGATCAACGGCGGCGTACTCATCTCAGACTCCGGCTTCCGTGCCGACCTCGACGGCCGTGAGGGCGTCGCCGACCAGGCCGGCGGCGAGGGTGTTGCCGCCCGCGGGGTCGATGAGGAGGAAGGAGCCGGTGTGGCGGTTGACGCTGTAGTCGTCGGCCACGATGGGGTCGGCGACCCGCACCGAGATGCGGCCGATGTCGTTGAGGGACAGCGACTCCGGGTTGGGGTCGGCGGCCAGGTGCTGTTCGTCGAAGCGCTCCAGGAGGCCGCCGACGATCGCCTGGGTGGTGCGGGTGCCGTGCTTGAGGAGCAGTCGGGCACCGGGGCGCAGCGGCTTGTCGCCGAGCCAGCAGACGGTGGCGTCGAAGGCGTCGATGGGCTCGGGGGCGTCACCGACGGCGGTGATGACATCGCCGCGGGAGACGTCGACATCGTCGGCCAGGATGAGGGTGACGCTGCGGCCCGGCTGGGCGGCGGCGATCTCACCATTGGGGGTGTCGATGCGCTCGATGGTGGTGCGGGTGCCGGACGGCAGCACCACGACCTCGTCGCCCTTGGTGACCACACCGGCCGCGACCTGGCCCGCGTAGCCGCGGTAGTCCGGGTATTCGGCGGTGCGCGGGCGGATCACGTACTGCACGGGGAAGCGCAGCCCGACCTCGTGGCGGCCGTGCGCGTCCGCGTCCACCGGCACCGATTCCAGGTGCTCGATGAGCGACGGGCCGGTGTAGTACGGGGTCTTGTCCGAGCGCGAGGCCACATTGTCGCCGTGCAGCGCGGAGACCGGAATCTCCTGCACGTCCTCGGGCGCCCAGCCGAGTTTGGCTGTGAGCACGGCGAATTCGGTGCGGATCTCGTTGAACACAGCGGCCGGATCATCCACGAGGTCGATCTTGTTGACCGCGAGCACCAGCTTCGGCACACCCAGCAGCGCCATGACGGCGGCGTGGCGGCGGGTCTGCTCGATGACACCCTTGCGGGCGTCCACGAGCAGGATCACCAGCTGCGCGGTGGACGCGCCGGACACCGTGTTACGGGTGTACTGCACGTGCCCCGGAGTATCGGCGAGCACGAAAGACCGCTTGGGCGTGGCGAAGTAGCGGTACGCCACATCGATGGTGATGCCCTGCTCGCGCTCGGCGCGCAGGCCGTCCACGAGCAGCGACAGGTCCGGCGTGGACAGACCCTTGTCGACCGAGGCGCGCGTGACGGCGTCGATCTGGTCCGCCAGAACGGATTTCGTGTCGTACAGAAGCCGTCCGACCAAGGTGGACTTGCCGTCGTCGACCGATCCGGCGGTGGCTAGTCGGAGTAGGTCGGACATCAGAAGTAGCCCTCTCGCTTACGGTCTTCCATGGCGGCCTCGGAGACGCGGTCGTCTCCACGGGTGGCGCCACGTTCGGTCAAACGCGATGCGGCGACCTCGGCGAGGATCGCCTCGTTGTCGGCCGCATCGGAAATGATTGCGCCGGTGGTGGATCCGTCGCCGACGGTGCGATAGCGCACCGACTTCACCAGCAGCTCTTCGCCTTCGGCGGGGCCGCCCCAGGTGCCGGGGGTCATCCACATGCCGTCGCGCTGGTAGACCGGGCGCTCGTGGGCGTAGTAGATGCTGGCCAGCTCGACGTTCTCCCGCGCGATGTAGCGCCAGATGTCCAGCTCGGTCCAGTTGGAGATCGGGAACACGCGCACATGCTCGCCCGGCGCGTGCCGGCCGTTGTACAGGTTCCACAGTTCCGGCCGCTGCCGCTTGGGATCCCAGCGCCCGAACGCGTCACGCAGCGAGAAGATTCGCTCCTTGGCCCGCGAACGCTCCTCGTCGCGACGGCCGCCGCCGAAGACCGCGTCGAAGCGGTTCTCATTGATGGCGTCCAGCAGCGGCACGGTCTGCAGCGGGTTGCGGATGCCGTCCGGCCGCTCCTGCAGCCGCCCGTCGGCGAGGTACTCCTCGACGGAGGCGACATGCAGGCGCAGGCCGTACTTCTCGACCACGTGATCGCGGAACGCGAGCACCTCGGGCAGGTTGTGCCCGGTGTCCACGTGCAGCAGCGTGAACGGCAGCGGCGCGGGCCAGAAAGCCTTGAGCGCCAAGTGCAGCAGCACCGTGGAGTCCTTGCCGCCGGAGAAGAGGATCACCGGCCGCTCGAACTCGCCCGCCACCTCACGGAAGATATGGATGGACTCAGACTCGAGCGCGGCCAGAGTGTCGAATTCTGTCTCTGTAGATGTCATGACGCGTGCAACCCGCATTCGGTCTTGGCGAGCCCGGCCCAGCGGCCGGATCGCGGATCGGATCCCGGTTCCGGCTTCCGCGTGCACGGAGCGCAACCGATGGACGGATATCCCTCCTCGACAAGGGGATTGACGAGAATGCCGTTCGCCTCGATGTAGGCGGCCATCTCGTCGTCGGACCAGGCGGCGATCGGATTGATCTTCACCAGGCCGAAGCCCTCGTCGTAGGAAATCAGGGGGGCGTTGGCGCGGGTCGGCGCCTCCACGCGGCGGATGCCGGTCACCCAGGCGTTGTAGCCGGTGAGCGACTTCTTCAGCGGCACCACCTTGCGCAGCCGGCAGCATTCGGCGGCGTCGCGGGCGAACAGATCCTTGCCGAGCAGCTGATCCTGTTCGGCCACAGTGTTTTCCGGCGTCACATTGACGATGTTCACGCCGTACACCAGCTCGACCGCGTCACGCGTGCCGATGGTCTCGGCGAAGTGGTAGCCGGTGTCCAGGAACAGCACGTCCACCCCGGGCCGCACCTGCGCGGCCAGCTGGACCAGCACCGCGTCCTGCATGTTCGAGGCGACGATGTAGTTGGAGCCGAAGGTGTCCTCGGTCCACTGCAGCAGCTCCTGCGCGGTGGCGTTCGGCCCGAGTTCGGCCGCGCCCTTCTCCGCGATGGCCCGCAGCTCGGATTCGGCGAGTTTCGTTGTGGTCATTGCATCTACTCCCAACTACCGCAGATCTGCCTCATCGGCGCGGACAGCCCACTGCGCGAATCGCTCGCCACCGTCACGGTTCTTCACGAAATTGCGCACCACGCGCTCGATGTAATCGCCGACCTCTTCGCCGGTCACCTTGTGCTGGCGCAGCTTTCGTCCGAAACCGGAGTCGAGCCCGAGGCTGCCACCGAGGTGAACCTGGAAGCCCTCGATCTGATTCCCGTCACCGTCGTCGACCAGCTGACCCTTGAAGCCGATATCGGCGATCTGGGACCGGCCGCACGAGTTCGGGCAGCCGTTGATATTGATGGTGATCGGCACATCGAGGTCGGCGTTGATGTCCGCGAGCCGCTGCTCCAGCTCGGGAGCCAGCGCCTGCGACCGCTTGCGGGTCTCGGTGAACGACAGCTTGCAGAACTCGATGCCACTGCAGGCGAGGAGGTTTCGCCGCCAGTGCGAGGGTCGCGCGTGCAGGCCCAGCGGGTGCAGCGCGTCGATGAGCTCCTCGACCTTGTCGTCGGCCACATCGAGCACTATGAGCTTCTGGTAGGGCGTGAACCGGATCCGATCCGAGCCGATGGCCTCCACCGCGTCCGCGACCTGCTGCAGGATGGTGCCCGACACGCGACCGGCGATGGGGGAGAACCCGACCGCGTTCAGCCCGTTGCGCAGCTTCTGCACACCGATGTGATCGATGGGGCGGGAAGGCTTTTCGGGCGCGGGGCCGTCGATGAGCTTGCGCTTCAGGTACTCCGTCTCGAGCACCTCGCGGAACTTCTCGATGCCCCAGTCCTTGACCAGGAACTTGATGCGGGCCTTGGTGCGCAGCCGCCGGTAGCCGTAGTCGCGGTACAGCGACACGATGGCTTCCCACACATCCGGCACCTCGTCCAGCGGCACCCATGCGCCGAGTCGCTGGGCGAGCATCGGATTGGTGGACAGGCCGCCGCCGACCCAGACGTCGAGGCCCGGACCGTGTTCGGGGTGCTCGACGCCGATGAACGCGACGTCGTTGATCTCGTGCACCACGTCCTGCTGACCGGAGATGGCGGTCTTGAACTTGCGCGGCAGGTTCGAGTACTTCTTGTCGCCGATGTAGCGCTTGACGATCTCGTCGATGGCCGAGGTCGGATCCAGCACCTCGCCGAAAGACTCACCGGCCAAAGGGGATCCGAGCACCACGCGCGGGCAGTCGCCGCACGCCTCGGTGGTCTGCAAGCCGACCTCTTCGAGTCGCCGCCAGATCTCCGGCACGTTCTCGATCTCGATCCAGTGGTACTGCACGTTCTCGCGGTCCGAGAGATCGGCGGTGTCGCGGCCGAATTCGGTGGAGATCTGGCCGAGGGTGCGCAGCTGCCGCACATTCAGCGCGCCGGCGTCGCACCGCACCCGCATCATGAAGTACTTGGCCTCGAGAATGTCGATGTTCTCGTCGCCGGTCCAGGTGCCGTCGTAGCCCTGCTCACGCTGGGTGTAGAGACCCCACCAGCGCATGCGGCCGCGCAGGTCGCTCTTGTCGATGGAGTCGAAACCCTGCTTGGAGTAGATGTTCTCGATGCGCGCGCGCACATTGAGCGGGTTGTCGTCCTTCTTGGACTGTTCGTTGGCGTTCAGCGGCTCGCGGTAGCCGAGCGCCCACTGTCCCTCCGACTTGCGCCGCACCGGCTTGCCGGTGCGTTCACGCGGGGCGACGGGCGCCTCCGAGCGAGGACGGTCCGGCCGCACGCGCCGCTCAGCCACGGGCCGTTCGGGCCGTGCGGGGCGGGGGTTTTCGGAACTTGTGGGACCGGCGTCGGTGCTCGACGTCATGGGGGTCGCTCCTGAAGGTCTTGCGGGCAGGCGGGAGGGGCTGGCTCTCGCCTCCGATATCTCAGCTATTTCAGCGAACCGGGCTGCCGCGGCGTCGGGATGGACGCCGGATCCGGGAAGAGTGGGAGCTGATCTACCGGAGACTTCCGGGCAGACAGCTCGCGCTGCAGACGCGCTTGAAGTCGACATGGCGTCGCGCCACGAGTCGTACTCCAAGTCCAGTCATGAAGGTTATTGTGCCACGTCAAAGGGGTCGTTCCGACCGCCCGACGATATTTTCCGCGCTTTCCCGGGAAATCCCCTGCATAGGCGACCCGGTTTGTGGCGGATGTCATAGATCAGCGCCGATCTCCGTTGGACAGTTGACCTATACAACGGTTCGGGTTTCAAGATAGCCACATGACAACTGCAGACATCGACACCGCCGCTGAAATCGAGGCCCTGCACGCCGTGGTCGCCACGGTCGAGAAGGCCCAGCGCGCCGAGGACGCCGACGCCTTCCTCGCCCAGTTCCACCCCGACGCCATCTGGACCACCGGCGGCGGCAAGTTCCTCGACGGCCTGGCCGAGATCTCCGAATTCACCCGCAAGGTGATGCCGGGCGCCACCAAGGACGGCTACGCCACCTACACGCCGTTCTTCGTGCGCTTCATCCGTCCCGATGTGGCCGCGGTGAAGGTGCGCCAGCAGTACTTCAACCACGCGGGCGAACTGCAGTCCGAGGGCTCACCGCTGTACGGCATGACCAAGGAGAACGGCCGCTGGCTGCTCACCTTCTGCCAGAACACCCCCGTCGTCGATCACTGACCGAGGATCAGTGACAGCTCCTTCATCCCGCGCAGGATGAAACTGGGCTCGAATTCGACCTCGAAGCCGGGCGCGCATGTGACCGTGGTGAAGCGGCGTGCCAACTCGGCCAGGGCGATCCGCGCCTCCAGGCGGCCCAGCGGAGCGCCCAGACAGACGTGAATGCCGTACCCGAATGCCAAGTGCAACTTGGCATTCGGGCGGGTCGGATCGAATGCGTCCGGCGCGCCGAAGAGTTGCTCGTCGCGATTGGCGGAACCGAACACCAGCACCACCCGCGCCCCCGCCGGAATGGTCTGCCCGCCCAATTCCGTCTCCGCCCTGGTGATCCGGAACATGCTCTGCACCGGCGTGACGAACCGCAATCCCTCCTCGACAACCGCGCCCGCCCGCCCCTCCGGATCCTCCCGCAACCACTCCCACCAGTGCGGAGCCAGCGCCAGCTGATGCAGCACCCCCGACAGCAGCGTCGTGGTGGTCTCGTTCCCCGCCACCAGCAACTGGTGGATGATCCCCAAACACGCTGCCGTACTGAGCGGTTCATCCTCGGACTCGGCACTCGGCGCGGCCACCAGCCCACTCAGCAGATCGTCCCGCGCCTTCGCTCGCCGCGCATCCAGCTCCCCCGCGAAGTACCGCTGAAACTCCAGCAGCGCCCGCGCCTGCTCCAACCGCCCCGCGTCATCCAGCTCCGCGCCCACCGATGCCGTGAACTGATCCGACCACCGCTTGAAATCATCGATCCGCTCCGCGGGCACATTCAGCACATGCGCGATCACCCGCAGCGGCAGCGGATTCGCGAACTCGCGCACGAATTCCACCGGTGCTCCCGCGTTCAATCCATCGGTCACGTCTCGCGCGATCTCCCGAATCTCCGGCTCCAGCCGCGCCACCAGCCGAGTGGTGAACGCCCGAGCCACCATCCGCCGGTAGTAGTGATGCCGCGGCGGATCCGCCGTCAACAGCGTCGACACCACCGGCCATCCCTGTGCCGCAATGGCAGCCACCTCCGCCGCAATCGATTCCGGCGCCGGCAACTGCGGCGACCCGAACGCCGACGAATACACCCCCGGATTCCCCAGCGCCTCCGTCACCAGCTCCCGCGACGTCACGAACCACATCCCCCGGCTCGCCACATAGTGCACCGGCGC contains:
- a CDS encoding HAD family hydrolase is translated as MIRAVVFDVGETLVDETRIWSRWADRLGVPRFAFMGVIGGMAATGRPVTDVFGMVRPGVDWAVEEAAWAAEEPESLRNNFDGDDLYPDVRGALAELRRRGLTVVIAGNQPPQAKAALERMELPVDAVYTSAEWGLEKPDPAFFAKVAEVVGVSAGEICYVGDRVDNDVLPVQEAGMMPVLIRRGPWGYLSAEMPEAAWYATVVNSLHELPELLAPA
- a CDS encoding sirohydrochlorin chelatase → MSTPPLIAVAHGSRDPRSAATMHAVVEQVAATHPNTDVRLAFLDLSTPSVEQVIDAVAADGHSHAIVVPLLLGSAFHARVDLPGLLAQSSARHPRLHLTQADVLGPDPRLIAALRDRVQDKLFDCSRVGIAVAAVGSSSAAANARTAQVARELATLTGLPTEICFATAEPTVLEAATRLRAHGAEEIIVAPWFLAPGLLTDRLLAATPNLTHADVIGPHAALTDIIRDRYHAALTAPLRLSA
- a CDS encoding sulfate adenylyltransferase subunit 1, which encodes MSDLLRLATAGSVDDGKSTLVGRLLYDTKSVLADQIDAVTRASVDKGLSTPDLSLLVDGLRAEREQGITIDVAYRYFATPKRSFVLADTPGHVQYTRNTVSGASTAQLVILLVDARKGVIEQTRRHAAVMALLGVPKLVLAVNKIDLVDDPAAVFNEIRTEFAVLTAKLGWAPEDVQEIPVSALHGDNVASRSDKTPYYTGPSLIEHLESVPVDADAHGRHEVGLRFPVQYVIRPRTAEYPDYRGYAGQVAAGVVTKGDEVVVLPSGTRTTIERIDTPNGEIAAAQPGRSVTLILADDVDVSRGDVITAVGDAPEPIDAFDATVCWLGDKPLRPGARLLLKHGTRTTQAIVGGLLERFDEQHLAADPNPESLSLNDIGRISVRVADPIVADDYSVNRHTGSFLLIDPAGGNTLAAGLVGDALTAVEVGTEAGV
- the cysD gene encoding sulfate adenylyltransferase subunit CysD: MRVARVMTSTETEFDTLAALESESIHIFREVAGEFERPVILFSGGKDSTVLLHLALKAFWPAPLPFTLLHVDTGHNLPEVLAFRDHVVEKYGLRLHVASVEEYLADGRLQERPDGIRNPLQTVPLLDAINENRFDAVFGGGRRDEERSRAKERIFSLRDAFGRWDPKRQRPELWNLYNGRHAPGEHVRVFPISNWTELDIWRYIARENVELASIYYAHERPVYQRDGMWMTPGTWGGPAEGEELLVKSVRYRTVGDGSTTGAIISDAADNEAILAEVAASRLTERGATRGDDRVSEAAMEDRKREGYF
- a CDS encoding phosphoadenylyl-sulfate reductase — encoded protein: MTTTKLAESELRAIAEKGAAELGPNATAQELLQWTEDTFGSNYIVASNMQDAVLVQLAAQVRPGVDVLFLDTGYHFAETIGTRDAVELVYGVNIVNVTPENTVAEQDQLLGKDLFARDAAECCRLRKVVPLKKSLTGYNAWVTGIRRVEAPTRANAPLISYDEGFGLVKINPIAAWSDDEMAAYIEANGILVNPLVEEGYPSIGCAPCTRKPEPGSDPRSGRWAGLAKTECGLHAS
- a CDS encoding nitrite/sulfite reductase; the protein is MTSSTDAGPTSSENPRPARPERPVAERRVRPDRPRSEAPVAPRERTGKPVRRKSEGQWALGYREPLNANEQSKKDDNPLNVRARIENIYSKQGFDSIDKSDLRGRMRWWGLYTQREQGYDGTWTGDENIDILEAKYFMMRVRCDAGALNVRQLRTLGQISTEFGRDTADLSDRENVQYHWIEIENVPEIWRRLEEVGLQTTEACGDCPRVVLGSPLAGESFGEVLDPTSAIDEIVKRYIGDKKYSNLPRKFKTAISGQQDVVHEINDVAFIGVEHPEHGPGLDVWVGGGLSTNPMLAQRLGAWVPLDEVPDVWEAIVSLYRDYGYRRLRTKARIKFLVKDWGIEKFREVLETEYLKRKLIDGPAPEKPSRPIDHIGVQKLRNGLNAVGFSPIAGRVSGTILQQVADAVEAIGSDRIRFTPYQKLIVLDVADDKVEELIDALHPLGLHARPSHWRRNLLACSGIEFCKLSFTETRKRSQALAPELEQRLADINADLDVPITININGCPNSCGRSQIADIGFKGQLVDDGDGNQIEGFQVHLGGSLGLDSGFGRKLRQHKVTGEEVGDYIERVVRNFVKNRDGGERFAQWAVRADEADLR
- a CDS encoding Ms4527A family Cys-rich leader peptide; the protein is MTGLGVRLVARRHVDFKRVCSASCLPGSLR
- a CDS encoding SgcJ/EcaC family oxidoreductase; its protein translation is MTTADIDTAAEIEALHAVVATVEKAQRAEDADAFLAQFHPDAIWTTGGGKFLDGLAEISEFTRKVMPGATKDGYATYTPFFVRFIRPDVAAVKVRQQYFNHAGELQSEGSPLYGMTKENGRWLLTFCQNTPVVDH
- a CDS encoding cytochrome P450, yielding MTASSPSAGFSSVADFDPLDPGTLQCPYPWHRALRAEAPVHYVASRGMWFVTSRELVTEALGNPGVYSSAFGSPQLPAPESIAAEVAAIAAQGWPVVSTLLTADPPRHHYYRRMVARAFTTRLVARLEPEIREIARDVTDGLNAGAPVEFVREFANPLPLRVIAHVLNVPAERIDDFKRWSDQFTASVGAELDDAGRLEQARALLEFQRYFAGELDARRAKARDDLLSGLVAAPSAESEDEPLSTAACLGIIHQLLVAGNETTTTLLSGVLHQLALAPHWWEWLREDPEGRAGAVVEEGLRFVTPVQSMFRITRAETELGGQTIPAGARVVLVFGSANRDEQLFGAPDAFDPTRPNAKLHLAFGYGIHVCLGAPLGRLEARIALAELARRFTTVTCAPGFEVEFEPSFILRGMKELSLILGQ